The genomic stretch TTTTTTATCCCAAGAGACCAAAGAATTTTCCTCCTCTCCATAGACAAAAACCAAATGCAAAATCTCTGGTTATTTCCAACTTTTTTGGAAATCATTTTTCTAAGAAAACTTTCCTACCATTGATTTTCTGAACGATCGAGCAGCCATTTGGTATAAGAACGAGAGTCTATTTCTTTAAGAAAGCGTGAAGGTTTGCGTATAAATGAGGTTTGAGCCCGATTTCCTTCAGCCACGATTGGATAGCAAAGAAAAAGATAGTCCTTGGCTCGGGTACAGGCTACATAAAATAATCTTCGCTCTTCTTCGATATCCTCTTCTTTTTCAATACTTCTCCCTGAAGGGAAACCTCCCTCACAGAGCCAAATAACAAACACCACCGGCCATTCCAAACCCTTGGCTTGATGAACTGATGATAGGGTTACTTTTTCATCAGGAAGTCCACCATCAACAATATTTTCAGCTTCCATGTCACCTAAAAGTGCCAGTTCACTTAAAAAATCATCCAGAGACTTATATTGAGAAGCAAAGTTAGCTAATTCCTCAATATCTTGAAGCCGCTCTCGATAATCAGGATAATGGGTGGTTAAATATTCATTGTAGCTTCCCTGGATAATTTTTTGAATCATGGTACCAGGTTGGAAGTCAATTTCTTCTAACTGGGATAGTAATTCTTCTAACGTCAATAACCCCTCCCGGGCTCCTCGCGAAATATTTTCAGGAAGTTCTCTTTTCTGAATCAAACCCAAAGGATCAACCGATTCTCTAAAAAATTCCCATATTTTTTCACTGGTCGCTTTCCCAATTCCGGGATATATTTTCAAAACTCGTTTCCAGGCAATTTCATCCCGGGGATTAGCTATCACTTTTAAGTAAGCAACTATATCCTTAATATGTGCCTGTTCAAAAAACCGTAATCCGGAGCGAACCTCAAAAGGAATTCCCCGACGAGTGAGCTCCATTTGGAGTTCCATGCTTTGATAATGGGCTCGGTATAAAATCGCTATATCGCGAAGGGAATATCCATTATCCCGAATCGTTAAGATTTGGGTGGCGACAAATTCACTTTGTTGTGAGGTGTTCCTTGCTGGAACAACAACAGGCTTTTCGCCAGACTTTCTAACCGCTTGCAGGGTTTTCTTATATTGTCGAGTGTTTTTTGCAATCACTTGGTTTGCCAATTCCAGGATAGGTGGAACGCTCCGATAGTTGGTTTCCAATTTAAAGAGGACACAATCTGGATACTTCTTGGGAAAATCCATGATATTGGCAAAATTAGCTCCTCGAAAGGAGTAAATACTCTGTGAGTCATCCCCGACTGCTAAGACATTCCGATACTCACTGGCAAAAAAATCTACAATTTCTGCCTGAATAAGGTTGGTATCCTGGTATTCGTCTACCAGCACATGATGAAACATTTGAGCATATTTTCGTCGGGTTGCTTCATCCTTTTGAAATAGTTCCCAGACATAACTCAATAAATCATCAAAATCCATGCAGTTCAATTCTCTTTTTCGGTTTTGGTAAAGAGCAAAAATATGACTAATGTTTCCCGTCCATTCTCTAAATTGGGGGTAATTTTTATCAATGATGTCCTCGATCGATACCAGCGTATTTCTGCAGAGGTTGATGACTTGCATAACGACATCGGCTTTAGGAAAACGGCGAGCTTTGATATCAACCCCCGACTGAAGAATACAGGTTTCTACTAAATCTTTTTGGTCTTCCCGATCTAATATGGTGTAATTAAAGTCAAAACCAACTTTTTTTGCTTCTCGCCTTAGAATTAGATTCCCGATATGATGAAAAGTCCCTCCCCACATTCGGTTTAATGAAAGGCCCAATAAACACTCTACTCGGTGCAACATTTCTCGAGCAGCTTTATTGGTAAAAGTAGCCAATAAAATATTCTCGGGATTGACACCCTGCTCAATGAGACGAGCAACCCGATAAGTAATGGTGCGG from Candidatus Atribacteria bacterium ADurb.Bin276 encodes the following:
- the pcrA gene encoding ATP-dependent DNA helicase PcrA codes for the protein MDFSSHQLESMNQSLIHKSKYFQIDYETELNEEQQKVVFADEGPLLVIAGAGSGKTRTITYRVARLIEQGVNPENILLATFTNKAAREMLHRVECLLGLSLNRMWGGTFHHIGNLILRREAKKVGFDFNYTILDREDQKDLVETCILQSGVDIKARRFPKADVVMQVINLCRNTLVSIEDIIDKNYPQFREWTGNISHIFALYQNRKRELNCMDFDDLLSYVWELFQKDEATRRKYAQMFHHVLVDEYQDTNLIQAEIVDFFASEYRNVLAVGDDSQSIYSFRGANFANIMDFPKKYPDCVLFKLETNYRSVPPILELANQVIAKNTRQYKKTLQAVRKSGEKPVVVPARNTSQQSEFVATQILTIRDNGYSLRDIAILYRAHYQSMELQMELTRRGIPFEVRSGLRFFEQAHIKDIVAYLKVIANPRDEIAWKRVLKIYPGIGKATSEKIWEFFRESVDPLGLIQKRELPENISRGAREGLLTLEELLSQLEEIDFQPGTMIQKIIQGSYNEYLTTHYPDYRERLQDIEELANFASQYKSLDDFLSELALLGDMEAENIVDGGLPDEKVTLSSVHQAKGLEWPVVFVIWLCEGGFPSGRSIEKEEDIEEERRLFYVACTRAKDYLFLCYPIVAEGNRAQTSFIRKPSRFLKEIDSRSYTKWLLDRSENQW